The Chloroflexota bacterium genomic sequence TTGGGTGTTGGCGATCACCTTGAGCGTTGGGGCATCGCGAGCAGCCGAATTCACGAACTAGATTGGTGGGAAGAACTGCATTTGGCTGAATTTGGGTTGACAATTGCCGCTGTGCCAGCCCAACATTTCTCAGGGCGTGGCCTTAAGCGCAATAGCACGCTTTGGGCTTCGTGGGTAGTAATGAGCCAAAACTCACGGATTTATGTTGGCTGCGATAGTGGCATGTTCGCAGGATTTCAGGATATTGGCCAACGTTATGGCCCCTTTGAGTTGGCGACGCTCGAAATGGCTCAATATGATGTTGCTTGGCCAGGCGTGCATATGCAACCCGAAGAGGCTTTGCAAGCCGCCGAAATATTGCAAGCTCGCACCATGTTGCCAGTACATTGGGGCGCATATTGTCTTTCGCTGCATGCTTGGGATGAGCCAATTGAGCGTTTGTTGAAGGCTGCCCAAGCTAGCTCAATCAATATTCTGACCCCGCAACTAGGCCAACCAGTTGAGCCAAGCCAGCCAAAAGATTTAACTGAATGGTGGCGGGGCTAATCATGACGGGCAGTTTTGAAGCAGTGGCGCGAAGTACGAAAGAAGGATGAAGGATGAAGGATGAGGGATGAGGGATGAGGGATGAAAGATGAAGGATGAGGGATGAGGGATGAGGGATGAGGGATGAGGGATGAACAACAGTGCTTCGCGGCCTTTGCGATCTTCGCGGTTTCGACTCCCCTGCGTGGTGCATTGTAGCCCTTGATGGTTCAGGCTTGTGCAATT encodes the following:
- a CDS encoding MBL fold metallo-hydrolase, translating into MRSRQQRILASPYYRNNQFQNLYPTAMLQANSMVSTLRRQFFGKEQRRPNKPLPSAWPGQSFHQTPPASGLRVTWLGHSTLLIEFAGITILTDPVWAKHLSPVQGIGPQRFQTAPIALEQLPAIDLVLLSHDHYDHLDKQTIRWLARGSMPFVTALGVGDHLERWGIASSRIHELDWWEELHLAEFGLTIAAVPAQHFSGRGLKRNSTLWASWVVMSQNSRIYVGCDSGMFAGFQDIGQRYGPFELATLEMAQYDVAWPGVHMQPEEALQAAEILQARTMLPVHWGAYCLSLHAWDEPIERLLKAAQASSINILTPQLGQPVEPSQPKDLTEWWRG